From Pseudarthrobacter equi, a single genomic window includes:
- a CDS encoding MarR family winged helix-turn-helix transcriptional regulator gives MSNSPDALPGSTPTEDTVDSALQNVEHQISLFWRRARAISNQLSREVHPDMEPAAYGLLSVIRKEGTIRLTDLAINIGVGKPSVSRQIAFLESLGLVSKEADPLDGRAQSIRLTPKGEEKMHEVQDARRQVFRERLGEWPLGDLQELARYMAKLNATYERDGFPQDSDSEDPRA, from the coding sequence ATGAGCAACTCCCCCGACGCCCTGCCGGGCAGCACTCCGACCGAGGACACCGTGGACTCCGCGCTGCAGAACGTGGAACACCAGATCAGCCTGTTCTGGCGGCGGGCCCGGGCAATCTCCAACCAGTTGTCCCGTGAGGTACACCCGGACATGGAACCGGCCGCCTACGGGCTGCTTTCTGTCATCCGGAAAGAGGGCACTATCCGGCTCACGGATCTCGCCATTAACATCGGCGTGGGCAAGCCGTCGGTCAGCCGCCAGATCGCCTTCCTGGAAAGCCTCGGCCTGGTCTCGAAGGAGGCCGATCCCCTGGACGGCCGGGCGCAGTCCATCAGGCTGACGCCGAAGGGCGAGGAGAAGATGCACGAAGTACAGGACGCCCGCCGGCAGGTATTCCGGGAACGGCTCGGCGAATGGCCGCTTGGCGACCTCCAGGAACTGGCGCGGTATATGGCGAAGCTCAATGCCACCTACGAACGCGACGGTTTTCCCCAGGACAGCGATTCCGAAGACCCCCGGGCCTAA
- a CDS encoding FtsK/SpoIIIE family DNA translocase — protein MATRTTSAPKGTGRGGSGSKAGSSTGRGTGSSAGKAPRGGSSSTARTRQLPAVEHHQPWLARVVGGAWLGLGHMVGGGVRRIGHDVSDIPAEERRDGAALFNLALGVFIATFAWWGLTGWLPDAVYAVVNGTFGWISLLLPLMLFVCAFRLFRVPSDGRGNNRVGIGFLVMTFAGSGLAHILGGQPTVADGFDGLRQAGGMLGFLVATPLAAIHPAVPTVLYGVLAFISLLIITATPFTAIPRRLRGAYEHLMGIDLMEQEQAGDAHDRSYLDRPEPAAPKKKKRRLFGKDEEADAGLEGYVGDEAFEHAVIDDDEPQPSRPAPGVRRPTQAEIAVEKIKAAQGLGAGSQAAPPENATEAIPLVIPGAAAPGKPAAAPTVPANPVAPAPPPVPIPQRTEQLSLAGDVTYTLPASDFLTPGSIPKERTEANDAVVAALTDTLTQFNVDATVTGFSRGPTVTRYEIELSPGTKVERVTALSKNISYAVASSDVRILSPIPGKSAIGIEIPNTDRETVSLGDVLRSQNARRTDHPMVMGVGKDVEGGYVVANLAKMPHLLVAGATGAGKSSFVNSMITSILMRSTPDEVRMVMVDPKRVELTAYEGVPHLITPIITNPKKAAEALQWVVREMDARYDDLANYGFKHIDDFNKAVRAGKVQPPPDSKRVIRPYPYLLVIVDELADLMMVAPRDVEDSIVRITQLARAAGIHLVLATQRPSVDVVTGLIKANVPSRMAFATSSVTDSRVVLDQPGAEKLIGQGDALFLPMGASKAMRVQGAWVTESEIHKVVEHVKGQLQAVYRDDVAPEAEKKQIDDDIGDDLEVLLQATELVVTTQFGSTSMLQRKLRVGFAKAGRLMDLLESRGVVGPSEGSKARDVLVKPDDLAPVLAAMKGQQSPAAPDAQTAALSDNANANIAQGGYAEDLVAADLDQRKQNVEYYDGSDSAPGGYGDDDEGSEDAWSLTGR, from the coding sequence ATGGCCACACGTACTACTTCCGCGCCCAAAGGTACCGGCAGGGGCGGTTCCGGCAGCAAAGCCGGCAGCTCCACAGGCCGCGGAACCGGCTCGTCAGCAGGCAAGGCCCCCCGCGGCGGCTCGTCCAGCACCGCGCGCACCCGCCAACTCCCCGCCGTCGAACACCACCAGCCCTGGCTGGCGAGGGTGGTAGGCGGCGCCTGGCTGGGGCTGGGGCACATGGTGGGCGGCGGAGTCCGGCGCATCGGCCACGACGTCAGCGACATCCCCGCCGAGGAACGCCGCGACGGCGCCGCACTGTTCAACCTCGCCCTGGGCGTCTTCATCGCCACATTTGCCTGGTGGGGCCTGACCGGGTGGCTCCCTGACGCCGTCTACGCGGTAGTGAACGGCACCTTCGGCTGGATCTCCCTGCTGCTGCCCCTCATGCTCTTTGTGTGTGCCTTCCGGCTTTTCCGGGTGCCATCGGACGGCCGCGGCAACAACCGGGTAGGCATCGGGTTCCTGGTGATGACGTTCGCCGGCTCCGGCCTGGCGCATATCCTGGGTGGCCAGCCCACTGTCGCCGACGGTTTCGACGGCCTCCGGCAGGCAGGCGGCATGCTGGGCTTCCTCGTCGCAACCCCCCTGGCAGCCATCCATCCTGCCGTGCCGACGGTCCTCTACGGCGTCCTGGCGTTCATCTCCCTGCTCATCATCACCGCCACGCCGTTCACGGCCATCCCGCGACGCCTGCGCGGAGCCTACGAACACCTCATGGGCATCGACCTGATGGAGCAGGAACAGGCTGGCGATGCCCACGACCGCAGCTACCTGGACCGGCCCGAGCCGGCCGCGCCCAAGAAGAAAAAGCGGCGCCTCTTCGGCAAGGACGAAGAAGCCGACGCCGGCCTCGAGGGTTACGTGGGCGACGAAGCCTTTGAGCACGCGGTTATTGACGACGACGAGCCACAGCCGTCGCGGCCCGCTCCCGGCGTCCGCCGGCCCACCCAGGCGGAGATCGCCGTCGAGAAGATCAAGGCGGCCCAGGGCCTGGGTGCCGGTTCGCAGGCGGCTCCGCCGGAGAACGCCACCGAGGCCATTCCGCTGGTTATCCCCGGCGCCGCCGCTCCCGGGAAACCGGCCGCCGCACCCACGGTGCCCGCCAACCCGGTGGCGCCCGCGCCGCCGCCCGTGCCTATCCCGCAGCGGACCGAGCAGCTCTCCCTCGCCGGGGACGTGACCTACACGCTCCCTGCCTCGGACTTCCTTACCCCGGGGTCCATCCCTAAGGAGCGCACCGAGGCCAACGACGCCGTCGTCGCCGCCCTGACCGACACCTTGACGCAGTTCAACGTCGATGCCACCGTGACGGGCTTCAGCCGCGGCCCCACTGTGACCCGCTACGAGATCGAACTCTCGCCGGGCACCAAGGTGGAACGCGTTACGGCGCTGTCCAAGAACATCTCCTACGCCGTGGCCTCCAGCGACGTCCGCATCCTCAGCCCCATCCCGGGCAAATCGGCCATCGGCATCGAGATCCCCAACACTGACCGTGAAACCGTCTCCCTGGGCGACGTGCTGCGCAGCCAGAACGCCCGCAGGACGGACCACCCCATGGTCATGGGCGTGGGCAAGGACGTCGAGGGCGGCTACGTGGTGGCCAACCTCGCCAAGATGCCACACCTCCTGGTGGCCGGTGCCACCGGTGCCGGTAAGTCGTCGTTCGTGAACTCGATGATCACCTCCATCCTGATGCGCTCCACTCCTGACGAGGTGCGCATGGTGATGGTTGACCCCAAGCGCGTGGAACTGACCGCCTACGAAGGCGTTCCGCACCTGATCACGCCCATCATCACCAACCCGAAGAAGGCCGCCGAGGCCCTCCAGTGGGTGGTCCGCGAGATGGACGCCCGCTACGACGACCTCGCCAATTACGGCTTCAAGCACATCGACGACTTCAACAAGGCCGTCCGTGCCGGCAAGGTCCAGCCGCCGCCCGACTCCAAGCGGGTGATCCGTCCCTACCCGTACCTGCTGGTGATTGTGGACGAGCTCGCCGACCTCATGATGGTGGCCCCGCGTGACGTCGAAGACTCGATCGTCCGCATCACCCAGCTGGCCCGTGCGGCCGGCATCCACCTGGTGCTGGCCACCCAGCGGCCCTCCGTGGACGTGGTCACCGGCCTGATCAAGGCCAACGTGCCCTCGCGCATGGCCTTTGCCACGTCCTCCGTCACGGACTCCCGCGTTGTCCTGGACCAGCCCGGCGCCGAGAAGCTGATCGGCCAGGGCGACGCGCTTTTCCTGCCAATGGGCGCCTCGAAAGCCATGCGCGTCCAGGGCGCCTGGGTCACCGAATCCGAAATCCACAAGGTGGTGGAACACGTCAAGGGACAGCTGCAGGCCGTCTACCGCGACGACGTCGCCCCCGAAGCGGAAAAGAAGCAGATCGACGACGACATCGGGGACGACCTCGAGGTGCTGCTGCAGGCCACCGAGCTGGTGGTCACCACCCAGTTCGGCTCCACGTCAATGCTGCAGCGCAAGCTGCGGGTGGGCTTCGCCAAGGCCGGCCGCCTGATGGACCTCCTCGAGTCCAGGGGCGTGGTGGGACCGTCCGAAGGCTCAAAGGCCCGTGACGTCCTGGTCAAGCCGGACGACCTCGCGCCCGTCCTGGCAGCCATGAAGGGCCAGCAATCACCCGCGGCGCCGGATGCGCAGACTGCTGCCCTGAGCGATAACGCCAACGCCAACATCGCCCAAGGAGGATACGCCGAAGACCTGGTGGCGGCCGACCTGGACCAGCGGAAGCAAAACGTCGAATATTACGACGGCTCCGATTCCGCGCCAGGCGGCTACGGGGACGACGACGAGGGGTCCGAGGACGCCTGGTCACTGACCGGTCGCTAG
- a CDS encoding helix-turn-helix domain-containing protein → MVKQPVSVNGVVRWKDVGLADQAKSEQKERKMVVLRHEIGDVLRDVRQRQGRTLREVSHSARVSLGYLSEVERGQKEASSELLSSICSALDVPLSSMLREVSDRVAVAEGVAVPDTVPQEFSQRYGRDLERDLNTELNDELSTGLLSGAR, encoded by the coding sequence ATGGTAAAGCAGCCCGTATCCGTAAACGGCGTTGTCCGCTGGAAGGATGTGGGCCTCGCCGATCAGGCTAAGAGCGAACAAAAGGAGCGCAAGATGGTTGTACTTCGTCACGAAATTGGTGATGTCCTGCGCGATGTCCGCCAGCGTCAGGGGCGCACGCTCCGTGAAGTCTCGCACAGCGCCCGGGTCTCCCTTGGTTACCTCAGCGAAGTTGAGCGCGGACAGAAGGAAGCATCGTCCGAGCTACTGTCCTCGATTTGCTCGGCCCTGGATGTTCCGTTGTCAAGCATGCTCCGCGAGGTCAGCGACCGGGTGGCAGTCGCAGAAGGCGTCGCCGTACCGGACACCGTTCCGCAGGAATTCTCCCAGCGTTACGGCCGCGACCTTGAGCGCGACCTGAATACCGAACTCAACGACGAACTGTCTACCGGCCTCCTCTCCGGCGCCCGCTAA
- the dapF gene encoding diaminopimelate epimerase, translating into MDATLTETPGTAFQTLAGLRFSKGHGTGNDFVLVADPEGAHTIDAGHVAALCNRHLGIGGDGLIRAVPSRFLPEGREILAANPDAEWFMDYRNGDGSLSEMCGNGVRVFVHFLRAEGLIDLPVGGALAIGTRGGLKTVVRTADGYAVDMGPWEFIFPGEATAKAMDSLVTAEGLEVPRPALSVSMGNPHTVVALAELAELESTRLYTAPAVEPVPANGTNVEFVVPSEPLVLDGIGSVTMRVHERGVGETQSCGTGACAAAVAIRHWAGAGAPDAWRVNVPGGVVGVKFFAGPGGHEHVELSGPAVIVASGTLS; encoded by the coding sequence ATGGATGCAACCCTGACAGAGACTCCCGGAACCGCCTTTCAAACGCTGGCAGGGCTGCGCTTCTCCAAGGGGCACGGAACCGGTAACGACTTCGTCCTGGTGGCCGATCCGGAGGGTGCACACACCATCGACGCCGGCCACGTGGCCGCCCTGTGCAACCGGCACCTTGGCATCGGCGGAGATGGCCTGATCCGGGCCGTGCCGTCACGCTTCCTTCCCGAGGGCCGCGAGATCCTCGCCGCCAACCCCGACGCCGAGTGGTTCATGGACTACCGCAACGGCGACGGGTCGCTGTCCGAAATGTGCGGCAACGGCGTCCGGGTCTTTGTCCACTTCCTCCGTGCTGAAGGGCTGATCGATCTCCCGGTGGGCGGCGCCCTTGCCATTGGCACCCGCGGCGGCCTGAAGACAGTGGTGCGCACCGCCGACGGCTATGCAGTGGACATGGGACCGTGGGAGTTCATTTTCCCTGGTGAGGCCACGGCCAAAGCCATGGACTCGCTGGTGACCGCCGAAGGCCTTGAGGTCCCGCGCCCGGCCCTCTCAGTCAGCATGGGCAACCCGCATACCGTGGTTGCCCTCGCCGAACTGGCCGAGCTTGAATCAACCCGCCTCTACACCGCCCCTGCTGTGGAACCGGTCCCGGCCAACGGAACCAACGTGGAATTCGTGGTTCCGTCCGAGCCGCTGGTCCTCGATGGCATCGGCTCCGTCACCATGCGGGTCCACGAACGCGGCGTGGGGGAGACGCAGTCCTGCGGCACGGGAGCCTGCGCCGCAGCCGTCGCGATCCGCCACTGGGCCGGGGCCGGAGCCCCCGACGCCTGGCGCGTGAACGTTCCGGGCGGAGTGGTGGGCGTTAAGTTCTTCGCAGGCCCCGGCGGCCACGAGCATGTTGAGCTCAGCGGCCCGGCCGTCATTGTGGCGTCTGGGACGCTTTCCTGA
- a CDS encoding CinA family protein — protein sequence MTNLHHLAGEAVRQALEAGRTVATAESLTAGMVSAVLADTPGASGMLQGGVVAYQNSVKEAVLNVAGDLLDKVGSVDGGVASAMAAGARAALGADIGVSTTGVAGPEPHDGKPVGTVFVGIATAGGAAAYEYHFEGTRPEIRGQACGAALERLLEALSPDQARQEPSQRRPLLPGVKLPGTKAGTD from the coding sequence ATGACCAACCTCCACCATTTGGCCGGCGAGGCGGTCCGGCAGGCGCTGGAGGCCGGACGGACGGTGGCCACTGCGGAGTCGCTGACCGCGGGGATGGTTTCAGCCGTCCTGGCCGATACCCCGGGAGCCTCGGGCATGCTTCAGGGCGGGGTGGTGGCCTACCAGAACTCGGTTAAGGAAGCCGTGTTGAACGTCGCCGGCGATCTCCTCGACAAGGTGGGATCCGTGGACGGCGGTGTGGCCAGTGCCATGGCCGCCGGCGCCAGGGCTGCCCTGGGCGCTGACATCGGCGTCAGCACTACCGGCGTCGCCGGCCCCGAGCCGCATGACGGCAAACCCGTTGGCACTGTCTTTGTAGGCATTGCCACAGCTGGGGGAGCGGCAGCCTATGAGTACCACTTCGAGGGGACCCGTCCCGAAATCCGGGGACAGGCCTGCGGAGCGGCGCTGGAACGGCTCCTCGAAGCACTTTCTCCTGATCAGGCCCGGCAGGAGCCGAGCCAGCGGCGCCCCTTGTTACCGGGAGTAAAGTTGCCGGGAACAAAAGCCGGTACCGATTAG
- a CDS encoding regulatory protein RecX yields the protein MVYRQLTVSAKSRLQLAKKLAERNIPEDVAEAVLDKFEDARLIDDAEFANMWVRSRSQSRKLAKGALRRELAEKGIDEESAAAALEQLSDQDEEEAARALVERKLRPGTDLEDRAERDKATRRLASMLARKGYQPSQAFRIVGEVLGSRSGHPGED from the coding sequence ATCGTCTACCGGCAGCTCACAGTGTCGGCCAAGAGCCGGCTCCAGCTGGCCAAAAAGCTCGCCGAACGGAATATTCCGGAGGACGTTGCCGAAGCGGTGCTGGACAAATTCGAGGATGCCCGGCTGATCGATGACGCCGAGTTCGCCAACATGTGGGTCCGCAGCCGCTCGCAATCACGCAAGCTGGCGAAGGGTGCACTGCGCCGGGAACTGGCAGAGAAGGGCATCGACGAGGAATCCGCGGCCGCGGCACTGGAACAGCTCTCTGACCAGGATGAGGAGGAGGCCGCCCGGGCTCTCGTCGAACGCAAGCTTCGCCCCGGCACGGACCTCGAAGACCGTGCAGAGCGGGACAAGGCCACCCGGCGGCTGGCGTCGATGCTGGCCCGCAAGGGCTACCAGCCGTCCCAGGCATTCCGCATTGTCGGCGAGGTCCTCGGCTCCCGGTCCGGCCATCCCGGCGAAGACTGA
- the pgsA gene encoding CDP-diacylglycerol--glycerol-3-phosphate 3-phosphatidyltransferase, translating into MTSTDATAAGKGRAGVWNLPNVLTMIRIALVPFFVWFLIADAPGLHSESGIWRWAAVVAFAVAIYTDKLDGDIARSRNLVTDFGKIADPIADKLLIGSALVMLSVLGELPWWMTLVILVREWGITGLRFFVIRYGVIPASRGGKLKTVVQTAAIFLYLLPLGAVAPWLTWVAFAVMLAAVLITVWTGVEYVVEALRLRAKGKLQARADRGQEQP; encoded by the coding sequence GTGACTAGCACTGATGCAACCGCCGCCGGCAAGGGCCGTGCCGGGGTCTGGAACCTACCCAACGTCCTGACCATGATCCGCATCGCGCTGGTGCCCTTCTTCGTCTGGTTCCTGATCGCCGACGCCCCCGGGCTGCACAGCGAATCCGGGATCTGGCGCTGGGCCGCCGTGGTGGCCTTCGCCGTCGCGATCTACACGGACAAGCTCGACGGCGACATCGCCAGGAGCCGGAACCTCGTCACGGACTTCGGCAAGATCGCCGATCCCATTGCCGACAAGCTGCTCATCGGCTCCGCACTGGTGATGCTGTCCGTGCTGGGCGAACTGCCTTGGTGGATGACGCTGGTGATCCTGGTCCGTGAATGGGGAATTACCGGCCTGCGGTTCTTCGTCATCCGCTACGGCGTGATCCCGGCCTCCCGGGGCGGCAAGCTCAAGACCGTGGTCCAGACCGCCGCGATTTTCCTCTATCTCCTGCCGCTGGGGGCAGTGGCGCCCTGGCTGACGTGGGTGGCGTTCGCGGTGATGCTCGCCGCGGTGCTGATCACGGTCTGGACCGGCGTCGAGTATGTCGTAGAGGCTCTGCGGCTCCGGGCCAAGGGCAAGCTGCAGGCACGCGCGGACCGGGGCCAGGAACAGCCATGA
- the recA gene encoding recombinase RecA, with amino-acid sequence MAAAPDRAKALEAALAQIDKQFGKGSVMRLGDEVRAPIEVIPTGSIALDVALGIGGLPRGRVIEIYGPESSGKTTVALHAVASAQRAGGIAAFIDAEHALDPDYAAKLGVDTDALLVSQPDTGEQALEIMDMLVGSGSLDIVVIDSVAALVPRAEIEGDMGDSHVGLQARLMSQALRKITGRLSQTKTTAIFINQLREKIGVFFGSPETTTGGKALKFYASVRIDVRRIQTLKEGADSVGNRTKAKIVKNKMAPPFKIAEFDIIYGQGISREGGIIDMGVEHGIIKKSGSWFTYDGDQLGQGMENSRRFLRDNPELAAELERLIKEKLGVGVKPADAESKEDSPKLKAVDGF; translated from the coding sequence ATGGCGGCAGCCCCGGATCGTGCAAAAGCGCTGGAAGCAGCACTGGCCCAGATTGACAAGCAGTTCGGCAAGGGCTCTGTCATGCGCCTGGGCGACGAAGTCCGTGCCCCTATCGAAGTCATTCCCACCGGCTCCATCGCCCTGGACGTCGCCCTGGGAATTGGCGGCCTTCCCCGCGGCCGTGTCATCGAAATCTACGGTCCGGAATCGTCCGGTAAGACCACCGTCGCCCTGCACGCCGTGGCCAGCGCCCAGCGTGCCGGCGGCATCGCTGCCTTCATCGACGCTGAGCACGCCCTGGACCCGGACTACGCAGCCAAGCTGGGCGTGGACACGGACGCCCTCCTCGTATCGCAGCCGGACACCGGCGAGCAGGCCTTGGAGATCATGGACATGCTGGTCGGCTCAGGCTCACTGGACATCGTGGTCATCGACTCCGTGGCAGCCCTGGTACCCCGCGCCGAAATCGAAGGCGACATGGGAGACAGCCACGTCGGCCTGCAGGCCCGCCTGATGAGCCAGGCACTGCGTAAGATCACCGGCCGCCTGAGCCAGACCAAAACCACCGCCATCTTCATTAACCAGCTGCGTGAAAAGATCGGTGTCTTCTTCGGTTCTCCCGAAACCACCACCGGTGGTAAGGCCTTGAAGTTCTACGCGTCGGTCCGCATCGACGTCCGCCGGATCCAGACCCTCAAGGAGGGTGCCGATTCCGTGGGTAACCGGACCAAGGCGAAGATCGTCAAGAACAAGATGGCTCCGCCCTTCAAGATTGCCGAGTTCGACATCATCTACGGCCAGGGCATCTCCCGCGAAGGCGGAATCATTGACATGGGCGTGGAACACGGCATCATCAAGAAGTCCGGCTCCTGGTTCACCTATGACGGTGACCAGCTGGGCCAGGGCATGGAAAACTCCCGCCGGTTCCTGCGCGACAACCCCGAACTTGCGGCCGAGCTGGAACGGCTGATCAAGGAAAAGCTGGGCGTCGGAGTCAAGCCGGCTGACGCGGAATCCAAAGAGGATTCCCCGAAGCTGAAGGCCGTCGACGGGTTCTAG
- the miaA gene encoding tRNA (adenosine(37)-N6)-dimethylallyltransferase MiaA codes for MGTLPVIAVVGPTGSGKSDLAVNLALELDGEVINADAMQFYRGMDIGTAKITPAERRGIPHHLLDILDVTQEASVSDFQQQARQLIGNIHARGKRAILVGGSGLYVRAALDVLEFPGTDPELRRTLEADLAAHGTAALRARLQDVDPASAERLNDDRRIIRALEVHQLTGRPFSSFMPRREYFQPAVQIGLSVDRAALHERLAARVHAMVDTGLLAEVRLLDGLGLRTGKTACRALGYSQFLQVLDGAATVAEAVESTIVATRQFARRQLTWFRADPRITWIDWQDPELLARAAGLCGR; via the coding sequence GTGGGCACCCTGCCCGTCATCGCCGTCGTCGGTCCCACCGGGTCCGGAAAATCCGATCTTGCCGTCAACCTGGCACTTGAGCTGGACGGTGAGGTCATTAATGCCGATGCCATGCAGTTCTACCGCGGCATGGACATCGGAACCGCCAAGATCACCCCGGCCGAGCGGCGGGGCATACCGCACCATCTCCTGGACATCCTCGATGTCACGCAGGAGGCCAGCGTCTCGGACTTCCAGCAGCAGGCACGGCAGTTGATCGGGAACATCCACGCCCGCGGGAAACGGGCCATCCTGGTGGGCGGCTCCGGCCTTTACGTCCGCGCCGCCCTCGACGTCCTCGAATTTCCCGGGACCGACCCGGAGCTGCGCCGCACCCTGGAAGCAGACCTGGCCGCGCACGGCACAGCAGCCCTGCGGGCCCGCCTCCAGGACGTGGACCCGGCCTCGGCCGAACGTTTGAACGATGACCGGCGCATCATCCGCGCACTGGAAGTCCATCAGCTCACCGGCCGGCCCTTCAGTTCCTTCATGCCCCGGCGGGAGTACTTCCAGCCTGCCGTCCAGATCGGCTTGTCTGTTGACCGCGCGGCACTGCATGAACGGCTGGCCGCCCGGGTGCACGCCATGGTGGACACCGGCTTGCTGGCTGAAGTCCGCCTACTTGATGGACTGGGCTTGCGGACCGGGAAGACCGCGTGCCGTGCCTTGGGCTACTCGCAGTTCCTGCAGGTCCTCGACGGCGCCGCCACGGTGGCCGAGGCTGTTGAAAGCACCATCGTCGCCACCAGGCAGTTCGCACGCCGCCAGCTGACCTGGTTCCGCGCCGACCCGAGGATCACGTGGATCGACTGGCAGGACCCGGAATTGCTGGCTCGGGCGGCAGGCCTTTGTGGCCGGTAG
- the miaB gene encoding tRNA (N6-isopentenyl adenosine(37)-C2)-methylthiotransferase MiaB: MSLTIPSPFSGAPTEEPVSGLPREATPRTYQVRTFGCQMNVHDSERMAGMLEDAGYVPADGDRADVVVFNTCAVRENADNKLYGNLGILAPVKAANPGMQIAVGGCLAQKDRETILKKAPWVDAVFGTHNVGALPALLERARHNNEAQLEILESLDVFPSTLPTKRDSVYAGWVSISVGCNNTCTFCIVPALRGKEKDRRPGDILAEIQALVDDGAIEVTLLGQNVNSYGVEFGDRQAFSKLLRACGDIEGLERVRFTSPHPAAFTDDVIDAMAETPNVMPQLHMPLQSGSDSILKAMKRSYRSTKFLGILDKVREKIPHAAISTDIIVGFPGETEEDFQATLDVVEKSRFATAFTFQYSKRPGTPAADLPDQLPKAVVQERFERLTALQDRIAAEENKKQLGRRVEVMVTAQSGRKAEETHRLSGRSRDQRLVHFSVPEGSPAPRPGDLVTVTITEAGAFHLLADPAPGDYSLRRSRAGDAWDRSQADSCGVPAPGTGDARKGVSLGMPSLPVRTS, encoded by the coding sequence GTGAGTTTGACCATTCCCTCCCCCTTTTCCGGCGCCCCCACCGAAGAACCGGTGTCAGGCCTGCCACGCGAAGCCACGCCCCGTACCTACCAGGTGCGGACCTTCGGCTGCCAGATGAACGTCCACGACTCCGAGCGGATGGCCGGGATGCTCGAGGACGCCGGTTACGTCCCCGCGGACGGTGACCGAGCCGACGTCGTTGTCTTCAACACGTGCGCCGTGCGTGAGAACGCGGACAACAAACTCTACGGAAACCTTGGAATCCTGGCGCCCGTCAAGGCCGCGAACCCGGGGATGCAGATCGCAGTGGGCGGCTGCCTGGCGCAGAAGGACCGCGAAACCATCCTGAAGAAGGCCCCGTGGGTGGACGCCGTTTTTGGTACCCACAACGTCGGCGCACTCCCTGCGCTGCTGGAACGGGCCCGGCACAACAACGAAGCCCAGCTGGAAATCCTGGAATCCCTGGATGTCTTCCCCTCCACACTTCCCACCAAGCGTGACTCCGTCTACGCCGGCTGGGTCTCCATCTCCGTTGGCTGCAACAACACCTGCACGTTCTGCATCGTGCCGGCGCTGCGTGGCAAGGAAAAGGACCGCAGGCCCGGGGACATCCTCGCTGAAATCCAGGCACTCGTGGACGACGGCGCCATTGAGGTCACCCTCCTGGGCCAGAACGTGAACTCATACGGCGTGGAATTCGGGGACCGCCAGGCGTTCTCCAAGCTCCTGCGGGCCTGTGGCGACATCGAGGGCCTGGAACGTGTCCGCTTCACCAGCCCGCATCCCGCAGCCTTCACGGACGACGTCATCGACGCCATGGCGGAAACTCCCAACGTCATGCCGCAGCTGCACATGCCGCTGCAGTCCGGATCCGACAGCATCCTGAAGGCCATGAAGCGGTCGTACCGGTCCACGAAGTTCCTGGGCATCCTGGACAAGGTCCGGGAGAAGATCCCGCACGCAGCCATCTCCACCGACATCATCGTCGGGTTCCCCGGCGAAACCGAAGAGGACTTCCAGGCCACGCTGGACGTCGTGGAAAAGTCCCGCTTCGCCACCGCCTTCACCTTCCAGTACTCCAAGCGTCCCGGCACTCCGGCCGCGGACCTGCCGGACCAGCTGCCCAAGGCAGTGGTCCAGGAACGCTTCGAGCGTCTGACGGCCCTGCAGGACAGGATCGCCGCGGAAGAGAACAAAAAGCAGCTGGGCCGCCGCGTGGAGGTTATGGTCACCGCGCAGTCCGGGCGGAAGGCAGAAGAAACCCACCGCCTGTCCGGACGTTCACGGGACCAGCGGCTGGTTCATTTCTCGGTTCCGGAGGGGTCGCCCGCCCCCAGGCCCGGCGACCTCGTCACCGTCACCATTACGGAGGCCGGCGCCTTCCACCTCCTTGCGGATCCCGCGCCGGGGGATTACAGCCTTCGGCGTTCTCGCGCGGGTGACGCCTGGGACAGGTCCCAGGCTGATTCCTGCGGTGTCCCCGCACCCGGCACCGGCGACGCGCGCAAGGGCGTTTCGCTCGGCATGCCCTCGCTGCCCGTGCGCACTTCCTGA
- a CDS encoding DUF3046 domain-containing protein — translation MRLSDYWRLMDDEFGAGYSRVLSSTLVLSGVGGRTADQALAAGVEPRRVWLALCDVQDVPAERRLGRDVKPRRD, via the coding sequence ATGCGATTGAGCGACTACTGGCGGCTGATGGATGACGAGTTCGGTGCGGGCTATTCCCGCGTCCTGAGCAGCACGCTGGTCCTGTCCGGCGTTGGCGGCAGGACCGCAGACCAGGCCCTGGCTGCCGGCGTGGAGCCCCGCAGGGTGTGGCTCGCCCTGTGCGACGTCCAGGATGTGCCCGCGGAGCGGCGGCTCGGCAGGGACGTCAAACCGCGCCGCGACTAG